From the Hymenobacter yonginensis genome, one window contains:
- a CDS encoding UDP-2,3-diacylglucosamine diphosphatase: MTKPTPPPRLPDLALPPGRRIYFASDFHLGAPDAASSLERERRIVRWLDEAAKDAAAIYLLGDIFDFWFEYRHAIPRGFIRLQGKLAELTDAGLPIIFFTGNHDMWMFDYFTKELGIPILRHPVSQQIGGREFHIGHGDGLGPKDYTYKMLKRVFASPMSQWLFARLHPNLGIGIANRWSRRSRIQNAAADAQYFGEDEWLLIYCRELEKRFHHDYYVFGHRHLPLDVSVASGSRYVNLGEWVNYCSYGVYDGTDLALQHFEKG, translated from the coding sequence ATGACGAAACCGACCCCGCCACCCCGCCTGCCTGATCTGGCGCTGCCGCCCGGCCGCCGCATCTATTTCGCTTCCGATTTCCACTTGGGTGCCCCCGATGCCGCCAGCTCGCTGGAACGGGAGCGGCGCATTGTGCGCTGGCTCGACGAGGCCGCCAAAGACGCCGCCGCAATCTACCTGCTCGGCGACATCTTCGACTTCTGGTTTGAGTACCGCCACGCCATTCCGCGGGGCTTTATCCGGCTGCAGGGCAAGCTGGCCGAGCTGACCGACGCCGGCCTGCCCATCATCTTCTTCACCGGCAACCACGATATGTGGATGTTCGACTACTTCACCAAGGAGCTGGGCATCCCGATTCTGCGCCACCCGGTGAGCCAGCAGATTGGCGGGCGCGAGTTCCACATCGGCCACGGCGACGGCCTCGGCCCCAAGGACTACACCTATAAGATGCTGAAACGGGTGTTTGCCTCGCCGATGTCGCAGTGGCTGTTTGCGCGGCTGCACCCCAACCTGGGCATCGGCATTGCCAACCGCTGGAGCCGCCGCAGCCGCATTCAGAATGCCGCCGCCGACGCGCAGTACTTCGGCGAGGACGAGTGGCTGCTGATATATTGCCGGGAGCTGGAAAAGCGTTTCCACCACGACTATTACGTGTTCGGCCACCGCCACCTGCCGCTCGACGTATCGGTAGCGTCCGGCAGCCGCTATGTCAACCTCGGCGAGTGGGTCAATTATTGCTCCTATGGCGTCTATGATGGTACGGACCTGGCATTGCAGCATTTCGAGAAGGGCTGA
- the ricT gene encoding regulatory iron-sulfur-containing complex subunit RicT — MACSTCSSGSSGGGCSTNSASGCGSKGSCSSGCTRLNVFDWLQDLDTPSDFKGFDLVEIRFKGGRKDFYRNASHLPLITGDAVVIEAGGSGWHLGHVSLKGELVRLQMKKKKVPTDSKDIRNILRVATEQDVERWNAVRDLETGTMFRARTVVDELRLKMKLSDVEYQADRTRATFFYSAEDRVDFRDLIKRLADEFRVRVEMRQISLRHEAGRLGGIGVCGRELCCSTWLTDFKSVSTTAARYQNLSLNPAKLSGQCGRLKCCLNYELDTYLDALKDIPQVQRPLITSKGEYVLQKTDIFRRKMWFAVRGDNNWVVLTTDRVREVQDMNKRGEVVDTLLVALREEEKAPDVTAIVEGSLERLDDKIKAGKRLKRTKKKGRSEAPAEDRPAAAAPRGSGRPRPAATAAPAPSDADGPAATPAAEGAAEEPRRPRGAAARPLNRRNNRNRTGSSAEGSTRDDASRGEGRESRRNADGSAAEPRQGRSGSERRGGRGNSSTPASGDAGTRPTPPEGSAGSPERPAREGREGGRGRRGGRRGEGGNRGENRGPAATPPSAS; from the coding sequence GTGGCCTGTTCTACTTGCTCATCCGGCTCATCCGGTGGAGGCTGCTCTACCAATTCTGCCTCGGGCTGCGGCTCGAAAGGCAGCTGTAGCAGCGGCTGTACGCGTCTTAATGTCTTCGACTGGCTCCAGGATTTAGATACCCCCAGTGATTTCAAGGGCTTCGACCTGGTCGAAATCCGCTTCAAAGGCGGCCGAAAGGACTTCTACCGCAACGCCAGCCACCTGCCCCTCATCACCGGCGACGCCGTGGTGATTGAGGCCGGCGGCAGCGGCTGGCACCTGGGCCACGTCTCGCTTAAGGGCGAGCTGGTGCGCCTGCAGATGAAAAAGAAGAAGGTGCCCACCGACTCCAAGGACATCCGCAATATTCTGCGGGTAGCTACCGAGCAGGACGTGGAGCGCTGGAATGCCGTGCGCGACTTGGAAACCGGCACCATGTTCCGGGCCCGCACCGTGGTGGACGAGCTGCGCCTGAAAATGAAGCTCTCCGATGTGGAGTATCAGGCCGACCGCACCCGCGCCACGTTCTTCTACTCGGCCGAAGACCGGGTGGACTTCCGCGACCTGATCAAACGCCTCGCCGACGAGTTTCGGGTGCGCGTGGAGATGCGCCAGATTTCGCTGCGCCACGAGGCCGGCCGCCTGGGCGGCATCGGGGTGTGCGGGCGCGAGCTGTGCTGCTCCACCTGGCTCACCGACTTTAAGAGCGTGAGCACCACCGCCGCCCGCTACCAGAACCTGAGCCTCAACCCGGCCAAGCTCTCGGGCCAGTGCGGCCGCCTCAAGTGCTGCCTCAACTACGAGCTCGACACCTACCTCGACGCCCTCAAGGACATTCCGCAGGTGCAGCGTCCGCTCATTACCAGCAAGGGCGAGTACGTGCTGCAGAAAACCGACATCTTCCGCCGTAAAATGTGGTTTGCCGTGCGCGGCGACAACAACTGGGTGGTGCTGACCACCGACCGGGTGCGCGAGGTGCAGGACATGAACAAGCGCGGCGAAGTGGTGGATACGCTGCTGGTAGCCCTGCGCGAAGAAGAAAAGGCGCCCGACGTGACGGCCATCGTGGAAGGCTCGCTGGAGCGCCTCGATGACAAGATCAAGGCGGGCAAGCGCCTGAAGCGCACCAAGAAGAAAGGCCGCTCCGAGGCGCCTGCCGAAGACCGCCCAGCCGCCGCCGCCCCACGCGGCAGTGGCCGGCCGCGCCCGGCCGCCACGGCCGCGCCAGCACCTTCCGATGCCGACGGCCCTGCCGCCACGCCCGCAGCGGAAGGTGCTGCCGAAGAGCCGCGCCGTCCGCGCGGGGCAGCTGCCCGCCCCCTCAACCGCCGCAACAACCGCAACCGCACCGGCAGCAGCGCCGAAGGCAGCACCCGCGACGATGCCAGCCGTGGCGAGGGCCGTGAAAGCCGCCGCAATGCCGACGGCAGCGCCGCCGAGCCTCGCCAGGGCCGGAGCGGCAGTGAGCGGCGCGGTGGCCGGGGCAACTCCAGCACTCCGGCCTCCGGTGATGCCGGTACCCGCCCAACCCCGCCCGAAGGCAGCGCAGGCAGCCCCGAGCGGCCCGCCCGCGAAGGCCGTGAAGGTGGCCGCGGCCGCCGCGGCGGCCGCCGGGGTGAAGGCGGCAACCGCGGCGAAAACCGAGGCCCGGCCGCTACTCCGCCCAGCGCTTCCTAG
- a CDS encoding M57 family metalloprotease — protein sequence MKAPRLLTPLALMLGAAMSLSSCEKKQEVLAKNELSEETIDQIRALGFGTSDARKVEDGVVVEGDILLTNEVLASGPQTQLMRVGEDEQYRTTNLVTGLPRTLTVKLEGSFPSAYVSAADEAIRRYNAQNLRLRFVRITSGTANLPITSANLGAGVLGQSGGFPSGGNPAPGFKLSPTAINSTNVNYIATIMAHEIGHAIGFRHTDYFNRAYSCGGSASNEGASTVGAILIPGTPSGADPSSWMLACVGNGVNRPFNANDVTALNYVY from the coding sequence ATGAAAGCACCCCGTTTACTGACTCCTCTGGCCCTGATGCTCGGCGCCGCCATGTCGCTTTCTTCGTGCGAAAAGAAGCAGGAAGTACTTGCCAAAAATGAACTCTCCGAAGAAACTATCGACCAGATCCGGGCCCTCGGCTTTGGTACTTCGGATGCCCGCAAAGTGGAAGACGGCGTGGTAGTGGAAGGCGACATCCTACTGACCAACGAAGTGCTGGCTAGCGGCCCACAGACCCAGCTCATGCGCGTAGGCGAAGACGAGCAGTACCGCACAACCAACCTGGTGACCGGCCTGCCCCGCACCCTCACTGTGAAGCTGGAAGGCTCTTTCCCTTCAGCTTATGTGTCGGCCGCTGACGAAGCCATCCGTCGCTACAACGCCCAGAACCTGCGTCTGCGTTTCGTACGCATCACCTCGGGCACGGCCAACCTGCCAATCACGTCGGCCAACCTGGGTGCCGGCGTACTGGGTCAGTCGGGCGGCTTCCCATCGGGTGGCAACCCTGCACCCGGCTTCAAACTGTCGCCTACGGCTATCAACAGCACCAACGTGAACTACATCGCCACCATCATGGCGCACGAAATCGGGCACGCCATCGGCTTCCGCCACACCGATTACTTCAACCGTGCGTATAGCTGCGGCGGCTCGGCTTCCAACGAAGGCGCCAGCACCGTGGGCGCTATCCTCATCCCCGGCACGCCCTCGGGCGCTGATCCAAGCTCGTGGATGCTGGCCTGCGTAGGCAACGGCGTAAACCGTCCGTTCAATGCGAACGACGTAACTGCCCTCAACTACGTGTACTAA
- a CDS encoding tetratricopeptide repeat protein encodes MAFILLSLRTLGQTPDSALVDGMRNISLENIDVAPAAVDTKGWLLLDKDIQTELDGAVTNLYNSKHDQAEKQFRSLRRRYPQHPMPYFLMGLSAWWKIMPSNATNPLHDKIFFAYMDTAITKGERLYELDNKNYEACFFLAAAYGFDARLNAERHNLRKATVSSKRALDYLERSKEANGLSPEFLLGQGMFNYYAAWISEEHPWLRPILLLFPKGNRQLGLQQIRNVAANGFYTGPEARFFLLKILSSERENNPAAALQVARQLNTAYPDNGYFERCYAMLSFNNGEFRKCEQISLDILDKLNRGMPGYEGFGGRYATYYLGWLNRNKYKNNSKAKEYFQRCIVFSEITDQMGPGYYVHANYNLARIADEEHNTAAARRYYQVVMDKAERKSEIYTEARDYLKNRRNMKADSGTRQSTEYSAGFKRQSSAKPQASQEGKGKFRQ; translated from the coding sequence ATGGCTTTCATCCTACTGAGCCTGCGCACCCTCGGCCAGACCCCGGACAGCGCCTTGGTAGATGGCATGCGCAACATCTCGCTGGAAAATATCGACGTGGCACCGGCCGCCGTCGACACCAAAGGCTGGCTGCTGCTCGACAAGGATATTCAGACCGAGCTGGACGGCGCCGTTACCAACCTCTACAACTCCAAGCACGACCAAGCCGAGAAGCAGTTTCGCTCGTTGCGCCGCCGCTACCCGCAGCACCCGATGCCCTATTTCCTGATGGGGCTCAGCGCGTGGTGGAAGATCATGCCCAGCAACGCCACCAACCCGCTGCACGACAAGATTTTCTTTGCGTACATGGATACGGCCATCACCAAAGGCGAGCGGCTGTATGAGCTGGATAACAAGAACTACGAGGCCTGCTTTTTCCTGGCCGCCGCCTACGGCTTCGATGCGCGCCTGAACGCCGAGCGCCACAACCTGCGCAAGGCCACAGTCAGCAGCAAGCGCGCCCTCGACTATCTGGAGCGTAGCAAGGAAGCCAACGGCCTCAGCCCCGAGTTTCTGCTGGGCCAAGGCATGTTCAACTACTATGCCGCCTGGATTTCGGAAGAGCACCCCTGGCTGCGCCCGATTCTGCTGCTGTTTCCGAAAGGCAACCGCCAGCTGGGGCTGCAGCAGATCCGCAATGTGGCGGCCAACGGCTTCTATACCGGCCCCGAGGCCCGGTTTTTTCTGCTGAAAATTCTGAGCAGCGAGCGGGAAAACAACCCGGCCGCTGCGCTGCAGGTGGCGCGCCAACTCAATACCGCCTACCCCGACAACGGCTATTTCGAGCGGTGCTACGCCATGCTCAGCTTCAACAACGGCGAGTTCCGTAAGTGTGAGCAGATCAGTCTCGACATTCTGGACAAGCTCAACCGCGGTATGCCTGGCTATGAGGGCTTCGGCGGGCGCTACGCCACCTACTATCTGGGCTGGCTGAACCGCAACAAATACAAGAACAACTCCAAGGCCAAGGAGTATTTCCAGCGCTGCATCGTCTTTTCGGAAATAACCGACCAGATGGGCCCGGGCTATTACGTGCATGCCAACTACAACCTGGCCCGCATTGCCGACGAGGAGCACAACACCGCCGCCGCGCGCCGCTACTACCAGGTGGTAATGGACAAAGCCGAGCGCAAATCCGAAATCTATACCGAAGCGCGCGACTACCTGAAAAACCGCCGCAACATGAAAGCCGATTCCGGCACGCGCCAGAGCACCGAGTATTCGGCCGGCTTCAAGCGGCAGTCCAGCGCTAAACCGCAGGCGTCGCAAGAAGGCAAGGGCAAGTTCCGCCAGTAG
- a CDS encoding zinc-dependent alcohol dehydrogenase — protein sequence MRALVYHGMKDVRVDTVDDPTIEDARDAIIRVTSTAICGSDLHIYNGSIPQPRPMVLGHEFMGIVEEVGKGVGGKIKVGDRVVVPFPISCGTCYFCNHELPGHCENSNPDHYGPEGGLLTEKGGALFGYTDLYGGYNGGQAEYVRVPYADYGPRVIPDSLTDEQALFLTDIFPTGYSGIDWADVKGGEFVAIFGAGPVGIMAAKSAWLRGAGRVVIVDTQQYRLDLAKKSAQAETILWDNAKDVIEQIRAMSEGRGADVCVECVGFEPDRDLLDRAKAVLNLEKGSPKVLEACMSAVRRGGIVTVLGVYATPFDNFPIGQFFDKGITLRGGQAPAQKHIDKLLQYVIEGKVVLDDIISHRLPLSEAAHGYDIFRNKKDNCTKVVLKP from the coding sequence ATGAGAGCTCTCGTGTATCATGGAATGAAGGACGTCCGCGTAGACACCGTGGATGATCCGACGATTGAAGACGCCCGCGACGCCATTATCCGGGTGACCAGCACGGCCATCTGCGGCTCCGACCTGCACATCTACAACGGGAGCATTCCGCAGCCCCGGCCCATGGTGCTGGGCCACGAGTTCATGGGCATCGTGGAAGAAGTTGGGAAGGGCGTCGGCGGCAAAATCAAGGTCGGCGACCGGGTGGTGGTGCCGTTCCCGATTTCCTGCGGCACCTGCTACTTCTGCAACCACGAGCTGCCCGGCCACTGCGAAAATTCCAACCCCGACCACTACGGCCCCGAAGGCGGCCTGCTGACCGAAAAAGGCGGCGCCCTGTTCGGCTACACCGACCTCTACGGCGGCTACAACGGCGGCCAGGCCGAGTATGTGCGCGTACCCTACGCTGACTACGGCCCCCGCGTCATCCCCGATTCGCTGACCGACGAGCAGGCCCTGTTCCTGACCGACATCTTCCCGACCGGCTACTCCGGCATCGACTGGGCCGACGTAAAGGGCGGCGAGTTCGTGGCTATTTTCGGAGCCGGGCCGGTGGGCATCATGGCCGCCAAGTCGGCATGGCTGCGTGGGGCCGGCCGGGTCGTCATCGTCGATACCCAGCAGTACCGGCTGGATCTGGCGAAGAAATCGGCCCAGGCCGAAACCATCCTCTGGGACAACGCCAAAGACGTTATCGAGCAGATCCGGGCCATGAGCGAAGGCCGCGGCGCCGACGTGTGCGTGGAATGCGTGGGCTTCGAGCCCGACCGCGACCTGCTGGACCGTGCTAAGGCCGTGCTCAACCTCGAAAAAGGCTCGCCCAAAGTGCTGGAAGCCTGTATGAGCGCCGTGCGCCGGGGTGGCATCGTGACGGTGCTGGGCGTGTACGCCACGCCGTTCGACAACTTCCCCATCGGCCAGTTTTTCGACAAAGGCATCACCCTGCGCGGGGGGCAGGCTCCCGCCCAGAAGCACATTGACAAGCTGCTGCAGTATGTGATAGAAGGCAAAGTGGTGCTCGACGACATCATCTCGCACCGCCTGCCGCTGTCGGAAGCTGCCCACGGCTACGACATCTTCCGCAACAAGAAAGACAACTGCACCAAAGTGGTGCTGAAGCCTTAG
- a CDS encoding NHL repeat-containing protein, with protein MQCAFAAAQTTAPTPASVAPPGRPAPAAAAPAVAQLPAAAPGSTWQLVRTIALPQPGVASLDRRGNLYVADSRDNIHQYGPDGQALNVYSAPQPGHVAQLEAWNTTKILVFYDDRQQLLLLDRFAAPLGEFNLLDLLDGTARAATLAPDDRLWLLNESDLTLRQFDAATRRFTVSTPLDLLIGRSRPDFRFLREYQNNLYLVDRVNGIYVFDNLGNYRKKLPFPGLSTVGFRADELYFLADGAVQLLQLYTLAQRTVPLPAGVPAAEVRQVLLGESYAYLFTQAGLQVYKL; from the coding sequence ATGCAGTGCGCCTTTGCTGCTGCCCAAACTACGGCGCCCACGCCGGCCTCGGTAGCGCCGCCCGGCCGGCCCGCGCCGGCTGCCGCTGCTCCGGCTGTAGCGCAGCTGCCGGCGGCCGCGCCCGGCAGCACTTGGCAGCTGGTGCGCACCATTGCGCTGCCCCAGCCCGGCGTGGCGTCGCTGGACCGGCGCGGCAACCTCTACGTGGCCGACTCGCGCGACAACATCCACCAGTACGGCCCCGACGGGCAGGCCCTGAACGTGTATTCGGCGCCCCAGCCTGGGCACGTGGCGCAGCTCGAAGCCTGGAACACCACAAAGATTCTGGTTTTTTACGACGACCGCCAGCAGCTGCTGTTGCTCGATAGGTTTGCGGCGCCGCTGGGCGAGTTCAACCTGCTCGACCTGCTCGACGGCACCGCCCGGGCCGCCACCCTGGCCCCCGACGACCGGCTCTGGCTGCTCAACGAGTCGGACCTGACGCTGCGGCAGTTTGATGCCGCCACCCGGCGCTTCACGGTGTCCACGCCCCTCGACCTGCTGATTGGCCGCTCCCGGCCCGATTTTCGGTTTCTACGCGAATACCAGAACAACCTCTACCTGGTGGACCGGGTGAACGGCATCTACGTGTTCGATAACCTGGGCAACTACCGCAAAAAGCTGCCGTTTCCGGGCCTCAGCACGGTGGGCTTCCGCGCCGATGAGCTGTATTTTCTGGCCGATGGCGCCGTGCAGCTTTTGCAGCTCTACACGCTGGCGCAGCGGACGGTGCCCCTGCCTGCCGGCGTGCCGGCCGCAGAAGTGCGCCAGGTACTGCTGGGCGAGAGCTACGCCTACCTGTTCACGCAGGCGGGCCTGCAGGTGTACAAGCTGTAG
- a CDS encoding LutC/YkgG family protein translates to MPESSRDIVLRRIREALRQPTPPKPAPDFTAPLHPAAADDLAVAFAESFVRVGGQLYFCESAEHFYDQLFAYKKEKELDNLYVWEPELKKLLHAGGLVFRQDETDFLAHADAGLTTCEALIARTGSVLVSAATGSGRRLSIYPDQHLVFARTSQVVADIGDALQRLQAHYGPDHLPSMISLTTGPSRTADIEKTLVLGAHGPRSLALFLLDDETDPATPPA, encoded by the coding sequence ATGCCCGAATCGTCCCGCGATATTGTTCTGCGCCGCATCCGCGAAGCGCTCCGGCAGCCTACGCCGCCCAAGCCCGCGCCCGACTTCACGGCCCCGCTACACCCAGCGGCGGCCGACGACTTGGCCGTAGCCTTTGCCGAAAGCTTTGTGCGCGTGGGCGGACAGCTGTATTTCTGCGAGTCGGCAGAGCATTTCTACGACCAGCTTTTTGCCTACAAGAAGGAAAAGGAGCTCGACAACCTCTACGTGTGGGAGCCCGAGCTGAAGAAGCTGCTGCACGCTGGCGGCCTCGTGTTCCGGCAGGACGAAACCGACTTCCTGGCCCACGCCGACGCCGGCCTGACCACCTGTGAGGCCCTGATTGCCCGCACCGGCAGCGTGCTGGTGAGTGCCGCCACCGGCAGCGGCCGCCGCCTCAGCATCTATCCCGACCAGCACCTGGTGTTTGCCCGCACCTCGCAGGTAGTGGCCGACATCGGCGACGCTCTGCAACGCCTGCAGGCTCATTACGGCCCCGACCATCTGCCGTCGATGATTTCGCTCACGACCGGCCCCAGCCGCACGGCCGACATTGAAAAGACCCTTGTGCTCGGTGCCCACGGCCCGCGCAGCCTCGCCCTGTTTTTGCTGGATGACGAAACCGACCCCGCCACCCCGCCTGCCTGA
- a CDS encoding S8 family serine peptidase produces the protein MGILAAGAGLSTGQAQQQYRPEGRLAPGLAEARTPRLLRVSVTDAAAFREWLARTYPAATVQPEPRQPRLLRVRGVAASALAACPWVSFVQAADREARPERLVNGNDFTANKVTAVHARYPQLTGQGLTVSVKEAPLDLNDLDFRGRLVNPDPQAALLNSHATTMATLIAGGGNSGPNGKGAAWQARIAQSSYANLLPDDGPGLAAQGVSVQNHSYGVSVENFYGQEARAYDEQAAQYPTLLHVFSAGNSGNRPAPAGPYAGLAATANLTGEFKNAKNTLSVGATDALGQVAPLSSRGPAADGRVKPELVAFGEGGSSDAAALVSGVSLLAQHAHRQRSGALPSAALLRAVLLNTADDTGRPNVDFVAGYGQVDALGAVQTMLDGRFRGGSVAAGQEQVFTLTVPAGVHRLKATLCWTDPAAAANAATPLLNDLDLTLVRPTDGQRWLPWTLSAYPHPDSLARPARRRPNHRDNAEQITLDLPAAGTYELRVRGYQLAQGPQAYSLAFELESGLAWVHPTSARNLRAAEAALLRWQWAGPATTARLEFQPAGQTAWSLVSNTDLAPQTLRWTTPATPTLGRLRLQSGSETVESDTFFVAAPPTLQVLYSCPEETRLAWSRVPGATQYQLYRLGATHLEPYRLLTDTTLTLPPAEAAARYFAVAPRVGGRLREQSLTVDAGPTNNGCYIRSFLPVQPVADTVRFRLLLSSTYQLRQVALERRASDGSFGPVQSVSPVPGLTLLLTDPNPAPGRSEYRARLELDNGRVYYSAVEAAFFLRAPADVLVYPVPVTAGEPLTIVGPRDQALRIRLFDLTGRLRLDLTTDNTAQQTLDTRGLEPGTFLLRIGAPGGREVTRRIVVL, from the coding sequence ATGGGAATACTGGCGGCCGGAGCAGGCCTGAGCACCGGGCAGGCCCAGCAGCAATACCGGCCCGAAGGCCGACTGGCGCCCGGCCTCGCCGAAGCCCGCACCCCGCGCCTGCTGCGCGTGAGCGTAACCGATGCTGCTGCGTTCCGGGAGTGGCTGGCGCGCACGTACCCGGCCGCCACCGTGCAGCCTGAGCCGCGCCAGCCCCGGCTGCTGCGCGTGCGCGGCGTGGCCGCCTCCGCGCTGGCCGCCTGCCCCTGGGTGAGCTTCGTGCAGGCTGCCGACCGGGAGGCCCGGCCCGAGCGGCTGGTCAACGGCAACGACTTCACAGCCAACAAGGTCACGGCCGTGCACGCCCGCTACCCCCAGCTTACCGGGCAGGGCCTCACGGTTTCGGTGAAGGAAGCCCCCCTCGACCTCAACGACCTCGACTTCCGGGGCCGCCTCGTAAACCCCGATCCGCAGGCCGCGCTGCTGAACTCGCACGCCACCACCATGGCCACCCTGATTGCGGGCGGCGGCAACTCCGGCCCCAACGGCAAAGGCGCCGCCTGGCAGGCCCGCATTGCCCAGTCCAGCTACGCCAACCTGCTGCCCGACGACGGACCCGGCCTGGCGGCGCAGGGCGTATCGGTGCAGAACCATTCCTACGGGGTGAGCGTGGAGAACTTCTACGGCCAGGAGGCCCGCGCCTACGACGAGCAGGCCGCGCAGTATCCCACGCTGCTGCACGTATTCTCGGCCGGCAACTCCGGCAACCGGCCCGCGCCGGCCGGCCCCTACGCCGGGCTGGCGGCCACTGCCAACCTCACCGGGGAGTTCAAAAACGCCAAAAATACCCTGAGCGTGGGCGCTACTGATGCCCTGGGCCAAGTGGCCCCGCTCAGCTCTCGCGGCCCCGCCGCCGACGGCCGCGTGAAGCCCGAGCTGGTGGCCTTCGGCGAGGGCGGCAGCTCCGATGCGGCGGCGCTGGTGTCGGGCGTGAGCCTGCTGGCCCAGCACGCGCACCGGCAGCGTAGCGGCGCGCTGCCCTCGGCGGCGCTGCTGCGGGCCGTGCTGCTGAACACGGCCGATGACACCGGCCGGCCCAACGTCGATTTTGTGGCCGGCTACGGCCAAGTAGACGCCCTGGGCGCCGTGCAGACCATGCTCGACGGCCGGTTTCGGGGCGGTAGCGTGGCGGCCGGGCAGGAGCAGGTGTTCACACTGACGGTGCCCGCCGGCGTGCACCGGCTCAAGGCCACCCTGTGCTGGACCGACCCCGCTGCCGCCGCCAACGCCGCCACCCCGCTGCTCAACGACCTGGACCTGACCCTGGTGCGCCCCACCGACGGCCAGCGCTGGCTGCCCTGGACGCTCAGCGCCTATCCGCACCCCGATTCGCTGGCCCGCCCCGCCCGCCGCCGCCCCAACCACCGAGACAATGCCGAGCAAATCACCCTCGACCTGCCCGCCGCCGGCACCTACGAGCTGCGCGTGCGGGGCTACCAGCTAGCACAGGGTCCCCAGGCCTACAGCCTGGCCTTCGAGCTGGAATCGGGGCTGGCGTGGGTGCACCCGACTTCGGCCCGCAACCTGCGGGCGGCGGAGGCGGCGCTGCTGCGCTGGCAGTGGGCCGGCCCGGCCACTACCGCCCGGCTGGAGTTTCAGCCGGCAGGCCAGACTGCCTGGAGTTTGGTGAGTAACACAGATCTGGCCCCGCAGACGCTGCGCTGGACCACCCCCGCTACGCCCACGCTGGGCCGGCTGCGGCTGCAGTCGGGCTCCGAAACGGTGGAGTCGGACACGTTTTTTGTGGCCGCGCCTCCAACTCTGCAGGTGCTCTACAGCTGCCCCGAGGAAACCCGGCTGGCCTGGAGCCGCGTGCCCGGCGCCACTCAGTACCAGCTATACCGCCTCGGCGCCACCCACCTCGAGCCCTACCGCCTGCTCACGGATACCACCCTGACCCTGCCGCCCGCCGAGGCCGCCGCCCGCTACTTCGCCGTGGCCCCTCGCGTTGGCGGCCGGCTGCGCGAGCAAAGCCTGACCGTGGATGCGGGGCCCACCAACAACGGCTGCTACATCCGCTCGTTTCTGCCGGTGCAGCCCGTGGCCGACACCGTGCGCTTCCGGCTGCTGCTGAGCAGCACCTACCAGCTGCGGCAGGTGGCCCTGGAGCGCCGCGCTTCCGATGGCAGCTTCGGCCCGGTACAATCCGTCAGCCCCGTGCCCGGCCTCACGCTGCTCCTGACCGACCCCAACCCCGCGCCCGGGCGCAGTGAGTACCGGGCCCGGCTGGAGCTCGACAACGGCCGCGTGTACTACAGCGCGGTGGAAGCCGCCTTCTTCCTACGCGCCCCGGCCGATGTGCTGGTGTATCCGGTGCCGGTGACGGCCGGCGAGCCCCTCACCATCGTCGGGCCCCGCGACCAGGCCCTGCGCATCCGGCTGTTCGACCTGACCGGCCGCCTGCGCCTCGACCTGACCACCGACAACACCGCCCAGCAGACCCTCGATACCCGGGGTCTGGAGCCGGGCACGTTCCTGCTGCGCATCGGCGCCCCGGGCGGCCGCGAGGTCACGCGCCGCATTGTGGTGCTGTAA
- a CDS encoding gliding motility lipoprotein GldH → MLKLFRLLPLLALVAGLTACDQSQLYEKNVDFEGYTWSVRQKPAFTFDIADTTQRYDVYFNVRNASAYGYYNLYLKHTLTAPDGKPVSQLLHQMLLMDPQTGEPRGRGTGDIYDHQFLALPNQRFRQTGTYKLVLEQYMRQDQLPGLMAVGVRVSQAAASKP, encoded by the coding sequence ATGCTCAAGCTATTTCGTTTGCTGCCCTTGTTGGCTTTGGTAGCGGGTCTAACGGCCTGCGACCAAAGCCAGCTCTATGAAAAGAACGTCGATTTTGAAGGCTACACTTGGTCGGTGCGGCAGAAGCCGGCTTTCACGTTCGACATTGCCGACACCACTCAGCGGTACGACGTGTACTTCAACGTGCGCAATGCCTCCGCCTACGGCTACTACAACCTGTACCTGAAGCACACGCTCACGGCCCCCGACGGCAAGCCCGTGTCGCAGCTGCTGCACCAGATGCTGCTCATGGACCCCCAAACCGGCGAGCCCCGCGGCCGCGGTACCGGCGACATCTACGACCACCAGTTTCTGGCCCTGCCTAACCAGCGGTTCCGGCAGACGGGTACCTACAAGCTGGTGCTGGAGCAGTACATGCGCCAAGACCAGCTGCCCGGCCTGATGGCCGTGGGGGTGCGCGTGTCCCAGGCTGCTGCGAGCAAGCCGTAG